The Balneola sp. MJW-20 genome contains a region encoding:
- a CDS encoding efflux RND transporter permease subunit, whose translation MGSLSKIAVERPITLLMTTLILIGFGIFGLQNLRLNLYPDVSFPTITVYTAYEGVAPEDIETLVTRPIEEQVGSISGIRRVRSLSSQGASVVKLNFDWGTDLFQAENDVRKQLGFVERTIPDDAESPLVFSYDPNQEPIVVLTVTSNARSPRDLRIYAKQTLEQRIERVNGIASAETSGGLERQINVTIDNEKMRAYNLTIAEIAQKLNQENIQVPAGQLTEGNTIYSLRTIGEFKNVDQIRNTIITVRNQQPLFLKDVANVDDGIAQPIGNVHVNGRDGVIVNIYRQSDANVVSAANAVIDGLDDIKRSLPEDVSINVLTNRADFIEQSISNLLLTGLQAIILVVLILLIFLRSGRSAMIIAISIPVSIVTTFLVMDFADLSLNIISLSGLTLAVGLVVDDAVVVLENIFRFREDGAGREEASISGAKEVAVPVVISTLTTLVVFLPILFVPGIAGFLFRDLALTISFSLSVSSLVALTLIPMMTSQFFKEKTDSFEAKNNIAKAISEFLDKVEDSYRSTLDKVLNRSGRTVTASIILFAVTLPIFYLLGGEFFPRVDENAFTLEIQREPGVNLFELERSIEQVENIIMREVPEARLIVSDYGDKEGIEGADSPGGFRGTVRVELVPQKERKRNQFEITSDVLDKLAVVAGVEIQEIIIDPLSPDGNNGLIVQIYGYDPVVKKELSEGVKEKLVAIDGITNVFSTSDQGRPELRLIMDRERISRVGMTTNQVASAVADAVKGNIATSFVDQGVEFEVLVELDPRDKSQSVELTTIQIRTPNGDWMPLKNLARVERYTGPTNVLRIDQERVTEIRADLAGIDLKAATDQSREILDRVEWPDGYRYEVAGTAEEQAESFGFLLFAFGIAGILTYMVMASQFESLVEPFIIIFTIPLALSGVLLMLWATGTSISVTSMVGLILLTGIVVNNGIVMIDYIKILQSRGIQRHAAIVTGAARRLRPILMTAFTTILSMVPLALEIGSGSETWSPMARTVIGGLTMSTLLMLFVVPCLYNIINSSVEHLGFDAVHKEDPLAQEAEA comes from the coding sequence ATGGGATCTTTATCCAAAATAGCGGTTGAACGCCCGATAACTTTATTAATGACCACCCTGATCCTGATCGGTTTCGGGATCTTCGGATTGCAGAACCTCAGACTGAATCTGTATCCGGATGTGTCTTTTCCAACTATTACGGTCTATACCGCTTATGAAGGAGTGGCCCCCGAGGATATTGAGACCCTGGTAACCCGCCCGATCGAAGAACAAGTTGGTTCTATCAGCGGGATACGGAGAGTTCGATCCCTCTCAAGCCAGGGTGCATCCGTAGTAAAACTGAATTTTGACTGGGGTACGGACCTGTTCCAGGCAGAAAACGATGTACGCAAACAGCTTGGCTTTGTGGAGAGAACTATTCCGGATGATGCTGAGTCACCCTTAGTATTCTCTTACGACCCAAATCAGGAACCGATCGTTGTATTGACGGTAACCTCCAATGCCCGTAGTCCGCGTGACCTTCGCATTTACGCAAAACAGACATTAGAGCAGCGCATCGAAAGAGTAAACGGTATCGCTTCTGCCGAGACTTCCGGAGGGCTGGAGCGTCAGATCAACGTGACCATCGATAACGAAAAGATGCGTGCCTATAACCTGACCATTGCTGAGATCGCTCAGAAACTGAACCAGGAAAATATTCAGGTTCCGGCAGGCCAGCTCACGGAAGGTAATACGATCTATTCTCTGCGCACTATCGGAGAGTTTAAAAATGTGGACCAGATCCGAAATACAATCATAACAGTCCGTAATCAGCAGCCACTGTTCTTAAAAGATGTGGCTAACGTAGATGATGGGATCGCCCAGCCTATTGGAAATGTGCATGTTAACGGTCGTGACGGAGTGATCGTGAATATCTACCGGCAGTCGGATGCTAATGTGGTATCGGCTGCAAACGCTGTAATTGATGGCTTGGATGACATTAAAAGAAGTCTTCCTGAAGATGTCAGCATTAATGTACTTACCAACCGGGCCGACTTCATTGAACAATCGATCTCCAATCTTCTGCTGACCGGTTTACAGGCCATCATTCTGGTGGTATTGATACTGCTGATATTCCTCAGAAGCGGACGTTCTGCTATGATCATTGCCATATCCATACCGGTCTCTATCGTAACTACTTTCCTGGTCATGGACTTTGCAGATCTAAGTCTTAATATCATTTCTCTTTCCGGCCTGACCCTTGCGGTTGGCCTGGTAGTAGATGATGCGGTAGTAGTTCTTGAAAATATATTCCGATTCAGGGAAGATGGCGCTGGCCGGGAAGAAGCCTCTATCAGTGGAGCTAAAGAAGTAGCAGTCCCGGTAGTCATTTCTACCCTGACCACTCTTGTGGTTTTCCTTCCGATCCTTTTTGTGCCCGGCATTGCAGGTTTCCTGTTCCGTGACCTGGCTCTCACCATATCATTTTCACTTTCGGTCTCATCGCTGGTCGCACTGACACTGATCCCCATGATGACCTCCCAGTTCTTTAAAGAGAAAACCGATTCTTTTGAAGCAAAGAATAATATCGCCAAAGCGATCTCAGAGTTTCTGGACAAAGTTGAAGACTCTTATCGCAGCACCCTGGACAAGGTCCTGAATCGCAGTGGCCGTACCGTAACCGCCAGCATTATACTTTTTGCCGTCACCCTTCCCATCTTTTATCTGCTCGGCGGAGAATTTTTTCCCCGCGTAGATGAAAATGCCTTCACCCTTGAAATACAGCGTGAACCCGGTGTCAATCTCTTTGAGCTTGAGCGTTCGATAGAACAGGTTGAAAATATTATCATGCGTGAGGTACCGGAAGCCCGTCTGATTGTATCCGATTATGGCGACAAAGAAGGAATTGAAGGTGCTGACAGCCCCGGGGGATTCAGAGGAACCGTTCGTGTTGAACTGGTGCCCCAAAAAGAGCGCAAAAGAAACCAGTTTGAGATCACCTCTGATGTGCTGGACAAACTGGCTGTAGTAGCTGGGGTTGAGATACAGGAGATCATCATAGATCCTTTAAGCCCCGATGGAAACAACGGCCTCATCGTACAGATCTACGGTTATGACCCTGTGGTAAAAAAAGAACTCTCGGAAGGAGTAAAAGAAAAACTGGTCGCGATCGACGGCATCACTAATGTGTTTTCCACTTCGGATCAGGGTCGCCCTGAACTTCGTCTGATCATGGATCGCGAGCGCATCTCACGTGTAGGAATGACCACGAACCAGGTAGCTTCTGCCGTTGCTGATGCTGTTAAAGGAAATATAGCAACAAGTTTTGTAGACCAGGGTGTTGAGTTTGAAGTACTGGTCGAACTTGACCCGCGGGATAAGTCACAGTCCGTTGAGCTCACGACCATTCAGATCCGGACTCCAAACGGAGACTGGATGCCCCTGAAGAACCTTGCCCGGGTAGAACGATATACCGGTCCGACCAACGTATTGCGTATTGACCAGGAGAGAGTGACTGAGATTCGGGCAGACCTGGCCGGCATCGATCTGAAAGCGGCTACCGACCAAAGCCGGGAGATCCTGGACCGGGTGGAGTGGCCTGACGGCTACCGTTATGAAGTAGCAGGTACGGCAGAAGAACAGGCTGAGTCTTTTGGATTCTTACTCTTCGCTTTCGGGATTGCCGGCATTCTGACTTATATGGTCATGGCTTCCCAGTTCGAAAGCCTGGTCGAGCCTTTCATTATCATATTTACCATTCCACTGGCACTTAGCGGGGTTCTGTTGATGCTCTGGGCAACCGGTACATCCATATCTGTTACCTCTATGGTAGGACTTATACTCCTGACCGGTATTGTGGTAAATAACGGTATTGTGATGATCGATTATATAAAGATCCTGCAGTCGAGAGGTATTCAAAGACATGCAGCGATCGTTACCGGAGCCGCAAGACGTTTGCGCCCGATCCTTATGACTGCTTTCACAACAATATTATCGATGGTGCCACTGGCACTGGAGATCGGATCCGGTTCCGAGACATGGAGTCCAATGGCACGAACCGTTATCGGTGGTCTGACCATGTCTACATTACTAATGTTATTTGTGGTACCGTGTTTATACAATATTATCAACAGCAGTGTGGAGCATTTAGGTTTTGATGCTGTTCATAAAGAAGATCCATTAGCCCAGGAAGCGGAGGCATGA
- a CDS encoding efflux RND transporter periplasmic adaptor subunit, with protein MNRSIFTVLTLCGIFLMSCGGSDSEGPQGNQAFRGFGQGGVGSARTTSVETKPVEIGTIADQVRSYGNIKAQNVVQVNPQVSNRITRIYVDLGDSVRPGQVLAKIYDATFRDQLNQARSQLEQARVALRRDSIAFARQQTLMEQDLTSDSEFEIAEATYRNAVAQFESAKASVTQAQENFSNTEVRSPVRGVISARNLEEGDLATTGTALFEVASTTGYESRIFLPVQDWRAVQVGQPVNMRVSNEDQSTASGSVTRKSPQLDPTTGLGEVVVTLNSLGQSIFPGVLVENIIAIETKENALIVPRSALVEQVETVVNPETNTIDLERTFSVFVSLGDTVAERRILTLGIEQGDRIEVLNGLNPGDNIIVIGQQSLEDGSRINVAGQQNFQSPERPITTGNDGQQPQGQAAQRNGAPRGGNSPLANMSPEERQRIQQQMQGMNPDERRAFIQQLRQSSAADSTANN; from the coding sequence GTGAACAGATCAATTTTTACGGTACTTACTCTTTGCGGCATATTTCTGATGAGCTGCGGCGGAAGCGATTCTGAGGGCCCACAGGGTAATCAGGCATTTAGAGGCTTCGGGCAGGGTGGGGTTGGTTCTGCCAGAACTACCAGTGTTGAAACAAAGCCTGTTGAGATCGGCACCATTGCTGATCAGGTACGATCTTACGGAAATATTAAAGCACAAAACGTTGTGCAGGTTAATCCGCAAGTCAGTAACCGCATTACCCGCATTTATGTTGATCTGGGTGACTCTGTGCGTCCGGGACAGGTACTGGCAAAAATTTATGACGCTACTTTCAGGGATCAGCTGAATCAGGCAAGATCTCAGTTAGAACAGGCCCGTGTCGCCTTAAGAAGAGACAGCATTGCTTTTGCCCGCCAGCAGACATTAATGGAACAGGATCTTACCAGTGATTCTGAGTTTGAGATCGCTGAAGCGACATACCGTAATGCGGTGGCTCAGTTTGAATCCGCTAAAGCATCCGTTACTCAGGCTCAGGAAAATTTCAGCAATACTGAAGTACGGTCTCCTGTGCGCGGAGTGATCTCTGCCAGAAACCTGGAAGAGGGTGACCTCGCCACTACCGGAACAGCCTTATTCGAGGTTGCCAGTACGACCGGCTATGAATCCCGTATTTTCCTTCCGGTTCAGGACTGGAGAGCCGTTCAAGTTGGACAGCCGGTAAACATGCGAGTTTCCAACGAAGATCAGTCCACTGCCAGCGGATCTGTTACCCGTAAAAGTCCGCAGCTGGATCCTACCACCGGACTGGGTGAAGTCGTGGTGACACTTAACAGTCTGGGACAATCCATCTTTCCCGGAGTTCTTGTTGAGAATATTATTGCTATTGAAACCAAAGAAAATGCTCTGATAGTCCCCCGCAGCGCACTTGTTGAACAGGTTGAGACCGTTGTGAACCCGGAAACCAATACGATAGATCTTGAGCGAACCTTTTCTGTTTTTGTGTCACTTGGAGACACGGTGGCCGAACGCCGGATATTAACGCTCGGTATAGAGCAGGGAGACCGGATCGAAGTCCTGAACGGACTGAACCCGGGTGACAACATCATCGTGATCGGACAGCAGAGTCTGGAAGACGGCTCCCGCATTAACGTAGCCGGGCAGCAGAATTTTCAGTCACCGGAAAGACCTATCACTACGGGTAATGACGGACAGCAACCACAGGGTCAGGCTGCACAGAGAAACGGAGCCCCGCGAGGAGGTAATAGTCCACTGGCCAATATGAGTCCGGAAGAAAGACAGCGTATTCAGCAGCAGATGCAGGGAATGAATCCCGATGAACGACGGGCATTTATTCAACAACTCCGTCAGTCCAGCGCCGCCGACTCAACCGCTAATAATTAA
- the fsa gene encoding fructose-6-phosphate aldolase, translating to MKFFIDTADLDEIKEAHDMGVLDGVTTNPSLCAKIGVKDFEGHIARICDIVDGDVSAEVVSTTYDEMVKEGREIASIADNVVVKIPLIKDGIKAIKTFSDEGIKTNCTLCFSATQALIAAKAGATYISPFLGRLDDISSDGLKLIEEIVTIYTNYGYQTEVLAASIRHPMHVLECAKMGADVATMPLGVIKGLLKHPLTDSGLERFLKDWEDLQKSLK from the coding sequence ATGAAATTTTTTATTGATACCGCTGACCTCGACGAAATCAAAGAAGCTCATGATATGGGGGTTCTTGATGGTGTTACCACCAACCCCAGCCTGTGTGCCAAGATCGGAGTCAAGGACTTTGAAGGGCATATTGCCAGGATATGTGATATCGTCGATGGCGATGTATCTGCTGAAGTGGTTTCAACCACTTATGATGAGATGGTGAAAGAGGGACGAGAGATCGCGTCTATTGCGGATAATGTGGTAGTGAAGATCCCGCTGATCAAAGACGGAATTAAAGCGATCAAGACCTTCTCCGACGAAGGCATTAAGACCAATTGTACACTCTGTTTCTCTGCTACTCAGGCACTGATCGCCGCAAAAGCCGGTGCAACGTACATCTCACCATTTCTGGGAAGGCTTGATGATATCTCCTCCGACGGCCTGAAACTCATCGAAGAGATCGTAACGATCTATACTAACTACGGATATCAGACTGAAGTACTGGCCGCGAGTATACGTCATCCGATGCACGTTCTTGAATGTGCTAAAATGGGGGCTGATGTAGCCACAATGCCGCTTGGGGTGATCAAAGGACTATTGAAGCATCCGCTTACCGACAGCGGTCTCGAGCGATTCCTGAAAGACTGGGAAGACCTTCAGAAAAGCCTTAAATAA
- a CDS encoding S10 family peptidase, with amino-acid sequence MLFKDIRVFVLLLFVIFASGFSTLIAQDDQSEEMTEIPAEEKNVTSHSIRVDGETIQYDATAATKLIYDVEGNAIASWGYIAYTRTNGADKSDRPVTFVFNGGPGSSSIWLHMGAVGPKRVVLDDPEFNDSGYTLVDNEYSILDETDIVMVDPVGTGITRAVGKKKNSDFWGVEADISSISNFINSYINEYDRWASPKFLLGESYGTFRSAGLAPYLQNTYGIALDGIVLVSNVLDLRTITFGPEDDTSFILFLPAYAATAWYHEKVPNRPSELELFVDEARSFAYGAYSSALMKGDELGTAERNQVLDRLVRFTGLKREYLDRSNLRVTASAFFKELLAEEEMYVGRLDSRYKGYSMDPLAKDAIYDPQSAAISPPYQMAFMDYYHTELGFGKDKQYNFSAYSLPGFNWNWTRNAQGTYFPSSPTTVQDLRQAMILNPKMKVMVQNGYYDLATPFSGTEYTFDHMNLPDDLKDNIELTYYEAGHMFYINMPDMEKFRNDTIRFITED; translated from the coding sequence ATGCTTTTTAAAGATATCAGGGTTTTTGTTCTGTTGCTGTTTGTAATCTTCGCTTCGGGCTTTAGTACATTAATCGCGCAGGATGATCAGTCAGAGGAAATGACAGAGATTCCAGCTGAAGAGAAAAATGTAACAAGCCACAGCATTAGAGTGGATGGGGAGACTATTCAGTATGATGCAACCGCTGCCACAAAGCTGATTTATGATGTGGAAGGAAACGCAATCGCAAGCTGGGGATATATTGCTTATACCAGGACGAACGGAGCGGATAAGTCAGACCGGCCGGTCACCTTTGTATTTAATGGGGGGCCGGGTTCATCATCCATTTGGTTACATATGGGTGCAGTTGGGCCAAAAAGAGTAGTTCTGGATGATCCGGAATTCAATGACTCAGGTTATACGCTGGTCGATAATGAATATTCCATTCTGGATGAGACCGACATCGTGATGGTCGATCCGGTAGGTACCGGTATCACCCGTGCAGTGGGCAAGAAAAAAAATTCAGATTTCTGGGGAGTGGAGGCTGATATCTCATCCATCAGTAATTTCATCAATTCGTATATAAATGAGTATGACAGGTGGGCATCCCCCAAATTTTTACTGGGTGAGAGCTATGGGACTTTCCGTTCTGCAGGACTCGCACCGTATCTTCAGAATACCTATGGAATAGCACTTGACGGTATTGTATTGGTGTCAAACGTACTCGATCTGAGAACCATCACTTTCGGTCCGGAAGACGATACATCTTTTATCTTATTTCTTCCCGCTTACGCTGCTACAGCATGGTATCATGAAAAGGTACCGAACCGACCTTCAGAACTTGAACTATTTGTGGATGAAGCCCGATCCTTTGCCTACGGTGCATATTCCTCTGCACTGATGAAGGGGGATGAGCTGGGTACGGCCGAGCGAAACCAGGTGCTGGACCGGCTGGTCAGATTTACCGGATTAAAGAGAGAGTATCTGGATCGCTCAAACCTGAGAGTTACAGCATCCGCCTTCTTTAAGGAATTATTGGCCGAAGAGGAGATGTATGTAGGCCGTCTGGACTCCCGATATAAGGGATATAGCATGGATCCGCTGGCTAAAGATGCCATTTATGATCCGCAAAGTGCAGCTATAAGCCCACCTTACCAGATGGCATTTATGGATTATTATCATACCGAGCTGGGCTTTGGTAAAGACAAACAGTACAATTTTTCTGCGTACAGCTTGCCCGGATTTAACTGGAATTGGACCCGGAATGCTCAGGGTACCTATTTTCCAAGCAGTCCTACCACGGTACAGGACCTGCGCCAGGCTATGATCCTGAATCCTAAGATGAAAGTAATGGTGCAGAATGGATACTATGATCTGGCAACACCTTTCTCAGGAACCGAATATACATTTGATCACATGAATCTTCCCGATGACCTGAAAGATAATATTGAACTGACCTATTATGAGGCAGGTCATATGTTCTATATTAATATGCCTGATATGGAAAAGTTCAGAAATGATACGATCCGGTTTATAACCGAAGACTGA
- a CDS encoding DUF6544 family protein, which produces MMHYLMAIILFIHGTLHLPGFFKAYELIPVDAIRTSISRSAGLIWLTASLLFDLAATLLIIGISFWWVFGFTALILSQLLIIRFWTDAKFGSIINLIIAVMVFSGYSGEAYQKKLTAEKAHFIEMAEISHNLKAYPDKLPLIIQKWLKNSGADSITAPAYLVLTQDLQLKTDRDQKEWDQAEAVQLISITEPAFLWNMTMNRRLITITGRDKYMDQHGDMEIRINNFPVVDEYGPKTTEASLQRYLAEIVWAPWSAASHHIRWIQFDSLTAEALITDSELKTKGTFIFNENGDVRSFRALRYRHSDDEAEREEWIIDLLKYESMKGIRIPVLAEVSWKTEGDKQTWLRLRIRDIKLIH; this is translated from the coding sequence ATGATGCATTACCTGATGGCCATCATACTGTTTATCCACGGCACTCTCCATCTCCCGGGATTCTTCAAGGCATATGAACTAATTCCGGTAGATGCGATCCGGACCTCCATCTCCAGGAGCGCCGGCTTGATCTGGCTGACAGCCTCTTTGCTTTTTGACCTGGCAGCAACCCTGCTAATAATCGGGATTTCTTTCTGGTGGGTTTTCGGCTTTACGGCGCTGATCCTCTCTCAGCTTCTGATCATCCGGTTCTGGACAGACGCTAAATTCGGCAGTATCATCAATTTGATCATCGCAGTGATGGTTTTCTCTGGTTATTCCGGAGAGGCCTATCAGAAAAAGCTTACAGCAGAGAAAGCACACTTCATAGAAATGGCTGAGATATCCCATAACCTTAAGGCATATCCTGATAAGCTTCCTTTGATCATCCAAAAATGGCTCAAGAATAGCGGAGCCGACAGTATTACGGCTCCTGCTTATCTCGTATTAACACAGGATCTGCAATTGAAAACCGACCGGGATCAGAAAGAATGGGATCAGGCCGAAGCCGTTCAGCTTATAAGTATAACTGAACCGGCATTCCTCTGGAATATGACCATGAATCGCCGGCTGATCACCATTACCGGAAGAGATAAATACATGGATCAGCACGGTGATATGGAGATTCGGATCAACAATTTTCCGGTTGTGGATGAGTATGGCCCCAAAACAACTGAGGCTTCCCTGCAGCGATATCTTGCAGAGATCGTCTGGGCACCCTGGTCTGCTGCCTCCCACCATATTCGCTGGATTCAGTTTGACTCACTGACTGCTGAAGCACTGATCACAGACAGTGAACTGAAGACAAAGGGTACTTTCATATTTAATGAAAATGGTGATGTCCGGTCCTTCAGAGCCCTTCGATATAGGCACAGCGATGATGAAGCCGAAAGAGAGGAATGGATCATAGATCTTCTTAAGTATGAGAGCATGAAAGGGATCCGGATTCCCGTACTTGCAGAGGTTAGCTGGAAAACAGAAGGCGACAAACAGACCTGGCTCCGGCTCCGTATCAGAGATATAAAGCTAATCCATTGA
- a CDS encoding acylase: protein MKKSLLYLFLFLFLTTACQTTTDPELLDRWEQRAANTEIIRDDYGVPHIYGKTDADAVFGMIYAQAEDDFKRVERNYIWAIGRLAEVEGEGALYSDVRARLYMTREEAMEKYESAPEWLKELCVAWADGLNYYLYSNPEVEPALITEFEPWMTMYFTEGSIGGDIERISERRIRAFYEENTSLSLNEFGNGLEYADPYEEPKGSNGIAVSGDLTASGNAMLLINPHTSFYFRGEVHMVSEEGLNAYGAVTWGQFFIYQGFNEKTGWMHTSTYTDVIDEFVETVEERNDTLMYKYGEEWRPVESYEVTLDYLDEGQMKEKTFELYRTHHGPITHKIDDKWVATAIMWEPVQALEQSYTRTKKSNYEEFNEMMSIRTNSSNNTVYADAGGNIAYYHGNFIPVRDAQFDYNRPVDGSNPATDWQGLHPVEEAITLLNPGNGWIQNCNSTPFTAAADYSPVQSDYPYYMSANSENHRAVHAIRLLEKAEGLTVDSMIELAYDPQVPAFEKMIPGVVEAYDNAADKDPGMAEAVEILRDWDFTTSEESVAMAIAHYYGMNYLRNGERPQGMGSLERMDYYGTGSPEEERLEILAMTLEEMNEDFGTWNTPWGEINRFQRLDGAIQPHFNDDQPSLPVGLASGRWGALASYGARSYDTNKIYGTSGNSFVAVVEFGDKVKAKSLLAGGQSGDPDSPHFYDQADNYVNVNFKDVAYYREDVEARAEETYRPGQRN, encoded by the coding sequence ATGAAAAAATCTCTTCTATACCTCTTTTTGTTCTTGTTTCTAACAACCGCCTGCCAGACCACAACAGATCCGGAATTGCTGGATCGGTGGGAACAACGGGCAGCGAATACCGAGATCATCAGAGATGATTATGGGGTCCCGCATATTTATGGTAAAACGGATGCCGACGCGGTATTCGGAATGATCTATGCGCAAGCCGAAGACGATTTTAAAAGAGTGGAGAGAAACTATATCTGGGCCATTGGTCGACTGGCTGAGGTAGAAGGAGAAGGAGCACTCTACAGTGATGTCCGGGCGCGATTATATATGACCCGCGAAGAAGCAATGGAAAAATATGAGTCGGCTCCCGAATGGCTGAAAGAACTATGTGTGGCCTGGGCCGACGGGCTAAACTATTATCTCTATTCCAATCCGGAGGTTGAACCGGCACTTATAACAGAATTTGAGCCCTGGATGACTATGTACTTTACGGAAGGCTCGATCGGAGGAGATATTGAACGGATATCTGAAAGGAGAATACGTGCTTTTTATGAGGAGAACACGTCCCTGTCTTTGAATGAGTTCGGGAACGGACTGGAATACGCCGATCCGTATGAAGAACCTAAAGGATCGAATGGTATTGCTGTTTCCGGGGACCTGACCGCATCGGGAAATGCTATGCTGCTGATAAACCCTCATACCTCATTCTACTTCAGAGGTGAGGTTCATATGGTATCGGAAGAGGGCCTGAATGCTTACGGCGCTGTGACCTGGGGACAGTTTTTCATCTATCAGGGATTTAATGAGAAGACCGGCTGGATGCATACATCCACCTATACGGATGTGATCGATGAGTTCGTGGAAACAGTTGAAGAAAGAAACGATACTCTGATGTATAAATATGGAGAAGAGTGGAGGCCAGTTGAATCCTATGAAGTCACCCTGGATTACCTGGATGAGGGTCAGATGAAAGAAAAGACCTTTGAGCTTTACCGAACTCACCACGGCCCGATCACTCATAAGATCGATGATAAATGGGTAGCTACCGCAATCATGTGGGAGCCGGTTCAGGCACTGGAGCAGTCCTATACCCGTACCAAGAAAAGCAATTATGAAGAATTCAATGAAATGATGAGTATCAGGACCAATTCTTCCAATAATACCGTTTATGCGGATGCAGGCGGCAATATTGCCTATTACCACGGTAATTTCATACCTGTACGTGATGCTCAGTTTGATTATAACCGGCCGGTAGATGGTAGTAACCCTGCTACCGACTGGCAGGGGCTGCATCCGGTAGAGGAGGCGATCACTTTACTGAATCCCGGAAATGGTTGGATACAGAATTGTAATTCCACTCCTTTCACGGCGGCTGCAGATTATAGTCCGGTTCAGTCCGACTATCCCTATTATATGTCAGCAAACAGTGAAAATCATCGTGCTGTGCATGCCATACGGTTACTGGAAAAAGCGGAGGGTCTTACAGTAGACTCTATGATAGAGCTGGCGTACGATCCACAGGTCCCGGCATTTGAGAAGATGATCCCAGGTGTAGTAGAAGCTTATGATAATGCTGCAGATAAAGATCCCGGGATGGCCGAAGCTGTTGAGATATTAAGAGACTGGGATTTTACCACCTCCGAGGAATCCGTTGCGATGGCTATTGCGCATTATTATGGAATGAATTACCTGCGTAATGGAGAAAGGCCACAGGGTATGGGATCATTGGAACGCATGGATTATTACGGAACCGGTTCACCGGAAGAAGAGAGGCTCGAGATCCTGGCTATGACCCTGGAGGAAATGAACGAAGACTTCGGCACCTGGAATACCCCATGGGGAGAGATCAACCGATTCCAGCGGCTGGATGGAGCTATTCAACCCCACTTTAATGATGATCAGCCAAGTCTTCCGGTAGGACTGGCCTCCGGACGCTGGGGAGCACTGGCATCCTACGGTGCCAGAAGCTATGATACCAATAAGATCTACGGCACTTCAGGAAACAGCTTTGTCGCAGTGGTTGAATTCGGCGATAAGGTTAAAGCTAAAAGTCTGCTGGCCGGCGGACAGAGTGGGGATCCCGATTCACCCCACTTCTACGATCAGGCAGACAATTACGTGAATGTGAACTTCAAGGACGTTGCTTACTATCGCGAAGATGTGGAGGCAAGAGCAGAGGAAACGTACCGGCCCGGGCAGAGGAATTAA